Proteins encoded within one genomic window of Flavobacterium gilvum:
- a CDS encoding thymidylate synthase, producing the protein MNKYHQILNKIITKGKVQQNKKGSITYLLNQPLELKPIDLLELFEGHAVARKKLKDELGLFMAGERSTEAYRDIGVTWWDYCGPILVNSYPTYFEQLPRLIERINKEKRASKNYVLFLGSNNTESNQQPCLSLIQFQIEKGKLVVSAYQRSSDANLGLPADIYHLYLISKQIALPLKSITLFLGNVHVYENNIEGTKELLSGESVKFNLNVG; encoded by the coding sequence ATGAATAAGTATCACCAAATCTTAAACAAAATTATCACCAAAGGAAAGGTGCAACAAAACAAAAAGGGTTCAATCACTTACCTTTTGAACCAGCCGCTCGAACTAAAGCCAATTGACCTGTTGGAGCTGTTCGAGGGGCACGCTGTTGCACGAAAAAAGCTAAAAGATGAATTAGGTCTGTTTATGGCCGGTGAACGCTCTACGGAGGCATATCGTGATATTGGCGTAACGTGGTGGGATTATTGCGGGCCTATCCTTGTAAATAGCTATCCTACGTACTTTGAGCAGTTGCCACGGCTTATTGAACGCATCAATAAGGAAAAGCGCGCCTCAAAGAACTATGTGTTGTTCCTTGGTTCCAACAACACTGAGAGCAACCAACAGCCGTGCCTTAGCCTAATACAGTTTCAAATAGAGAAAGGAAAGCTCGTTGTAAGTGCTTACCAACGTAGTTCTGACGCTAATCTAGGCTTACCCGCGGACATCTATCACTTGTATCTCATAAGCAAACAAATTGCGCTGCCATTGAAGTCTATTACGTTGTTCCTGGGCAACGTTCATGTGTATGAGAATAATATTGAAGGGACTAAGGAGCTATTGAGCGGCGAATCGGTTAAATTTAATTTAAACGTTGGTTAA
- a CDS encoding DUF4870 domain-containing protein, with protein METSTERNIAALTHLSTLTQYFIPFGNYIFPIVFWTSKKDQSEFVNHNGKQALNFQLSILIYSLVLAVIAIPIFLYTVLKNISFNDIIHNVDEDVIFQNFNYADSIGILTIAVLALLIIAIIKIAEFFLVIYASVKASNGEEYNYPFTIPFLK; from the coding sequence ATGGAAACTTCAACCGAAAGAAACATTGCCGCTCTGACCCATTTGAGCACTTTGACCCAATATTTTATTCCTTTTGGAAATTATATTTTTCCTATTGTATTTTGGACATCCAAAAAAGACCAATCGGAATTTGTAAACCATAACGGGAAACAAGCATTAAATTTTCAATTGAGCATATTAATTTACTCACTGGTTTTGGCGGTAATTGCTATTCCTATATTTCTTTATACCGTTTTGAAAAACATCTCTTTTAATGATATTATACATAATGTTGACGAAGATGTCATTTTTCAAAATTTTAATTATGCAGACAGTATAGGGATTTTGACAATTGCAGTTTTGGCACTTTTAATAATTGCCATTATTAAAATAGCCGAATTCTTTTTGGTCATCTATGCATCGGTCAAAGCTTCGAATGGCGAAGAATATAATTATCCGTTTACGATACCATTTTTGAAATAG
- a CDS encoding PadR family transcriptional regulator produces MNIENTKAQMRKGVLEFCILSVLKEKDAYTSEILDTLKNAKLLVVEGTIYPLLTRLKNDGLLNYRWEESTSGPPRKYYGLTEIGQTFLKELDGTWTELSDAVNLITNQK; encoded by the coding sequence ATGAACATTGAAAACACTAAAGCCCAGATGCGTAAAGGTGTTCTTGAGTTTTGTATCTTATCAGTTTTAAAAGAGAAAGACGCTTATACCTCAGAAATATTAGACACTTTAAAAAACGCTAAATTGTTGGTTGTGGAGGGTACCATCTATCCACTCTTGACCCGATTAAAAAACGATGGATTACTTAACTATCGTTGGGAAGAATCCACATCGGGACCGCCTAGAAAATACTATGGGCTGACCGAAATTGGACAAACTTTCCTAAAAGAATTGGATGGCACATGGACGGAACTGTCTGATGCCGTTAACTTAATAACCAACCAAAAATAA
- a CDS encoding PspC domain-containing protein, whose protein sequence is MNKTVNINLGGMFFHIDEDAYQKLTRYFDAIKKSLSKSSGQDEIIKDIEMRVSELLTEKQKSEKHVVTLREVDEVIAVMGQPEDYIIEEDGPSPTNYSTYSAPRTTKKLYRDKENGMIGGVATGLGHYFGIDAVWLKILFLVFVIAGFGTGILVYIILWIVTPEAVTTSEKLEMTGEPVTISNIEKKVREEFDNVSGKLKNVDYDKFGNQVKTGANKIGSGLGDFIMTVFKVFAKFLGVLLIMGGLTVLVLLLIGIFTLGTSVSMHYPWQSFVEAGNLTDYPVWAFGLLMFLAVGIPFFFMTLLGFKLLAPNMKSIGNIAKYTLLGVWLIAVSLAISIGINQMTAFAISGRTVKKETIALKPADTLLIKFVHNDYFAKDVNDRNDFMITKDSSDNDIIYSNNVHIKIQKSDEKYAYLQIDKEAKGKSLTEAKKRSEAIRYGYKIIGNQLILDNYLITESKNKFRDQEVEIILYLPEGTLFKTDSSVQDYDWSDDEFFNLHYSSDKYTYKVDESKVKCLDCPADENDHDDLENNDSETNVTITKNGVTIEKDSVVKTKKEFKELKINKDGIIIKTE, encoded by the coding sequence ATGAACAAAACTGTAAACATAAATCTAGGTGGAATGTTCTTCCATATTGACGAAGATGCATACCAAAAATTAACCCGATATTTTGATGCAATAAAAAAATCACTGTCAAAATCATCTGGACAAGACGAAATTATCAAGGATATCGAAATGAGAGTTTCGGAATTATTGACTGAAAAACAAAAATCGGAAAAACACGTAGTGACTCTTAGAGAAGTAGACGAAGTGATTGCCGTTATGGGACAACCGGAGGATTACATTATTGAAGAAGATGGTCCAAGTCCAACAAATTACAGTACCTATTCGGCTCCAAGAACTACCAAAAAATTGTACCGCGACAAAGAAAACGGAATGATTGGTGGAGTTGCCACAGGTTTGGGGCACTATTTTGGGATTGATGCTGTATGGCTGAAAATTTTGTTTTTGGTATTCGTAATTGCTGGATTCGGAACAGGAATTTTGGTGTACATCATCCTTTGGATTGTAACTCCTGAGGCGGTAACAACCTCTGAAAAACTGGAAATGACCGGAGAACCAGTTACTATTTCGAACATCGAAAAAAAAGTTCGCGAGGAATTTGACAATGTTTCAGGCAAATTGAAAAATGTTGATTACGATAAATTTGGTAACCAAGTAAAGACTGGAGCTAATAAAATAGGCAGTGGACTAGGAGATTTCATAATGACTGTTTTTAAAGTTTTTGCAAAATTTCTTGGAGTATTATTGATAATGGGAGGTTTAACTGTTTTGGTTTTACTTCTGATAGGAATATTCACTTTGGGGACAAGCGTTTCAATGCATTATCCTTGGCAAAGCTTTGTCGAAGCCGGAAATTTGACTGATTATCCTGTTTGGGCTTTTGGTTTATTAATGTTTCTTGCTGTAGGTATCCCGTTCTTTTTCATGACATTATTAGGGTTCAAATTGTTGGCTCCCAATATGAAATCGATTGGAAATATTGCAAAATACACTTTATTGGGAGTTTGGTTAATCGCAGTGTCATTGGCTATATCTATTGGAATCAACCAGATGACAGCTTTTGCGATAAGCGGAAGAACCGTTAAAAAAGAGACAATTGCTTTAAAACCAGCAGATACACTGTTGATAAAATTCGTACACAATGATTACTTTGCCAAAGATGTAAACGATCGAAATGATTTTATGATTACAAAAGACTCTTCGGATAATGATATTATTTATTCTAATAATGTTCACATCAAAATCCAAAAATCAGATGAAAAATACGCCTATCTTCAAATTGATAAGGAAGCCAAAGGAAAGTCATTGACAGAAGCTAAAAAAAGATCGGAAGCAATTCGTTACGGCTATAAAATAATCGGGAACCAATTGATTTTGGATAATTATTTGATTACAGAATCCAAAAATAAATTTCGTGACCAAGAAGTAGAAATCATACTTTATTTACCAGAAGGAACTTTGTTTAAAACAGATTCTAGTGTTCAGGATTATGACTGGTCTGATGATGAATTTTTCAATCTTCATTATAGCTCAGACAAATACACTTACAAAGTAGATGAATCAAAAGTAAAATGCTTGGATTGTCCAGCCGATGAAAATGATCACGATGATTTGGAAAACAACGACAGCGAAACCAACGTGACCATTACAAAAAATGGTGTTACTATCGAAAAAGATTCGGTTGTTAAAACCAAAAAAGAATTTAAAGAATTGAAAATAAACAAAGACGGTATAATTATCAAAACAGAATAG
- a CDS encoding head GIN domain-containing protein — protein MIKVITIITNFIVVTLMALLFGSCNQIGNMNSITGSGHVTTEKREVSGDFKSVTVSNALDLVIEQSDKTEIIVEADDNLQKEITTKNENGTLVISCSKGNFNNITSKKITVKMPVIEGLEASSAATINSGTTLKGIILSLVSSSGASIHASVEYEIIQLNGSSASNQDIKGKSLQIEAKTSSASVIDATDLLANLVVASSSSGGSITVQPIVKLKAEASSGGSISYKGSPKSVQKEESSGGSIHQD, from the coding sequence ATGATAAAAGTCATCACAATAATCACAAATTTCATAGTCGTTACTCTGATGGCCTTGCTTTTTGGGTCCTGTAACCAGATAGGAAATATGAATTCTATAACTGGCAGTGGTCACGTAACTACCGAAAAAAGGGAAGTTTCGGGTGATTTTAAAAGTGTAACCGTAAGCAATGCACTTGACCTTGTTATTGAACAATCAGACAAAACAGAAATCATTGTTGAGGCCGATGATAATTTGCAAAAAGAAATTACCACAAAAAACGAAAACGGCACGTTGGTAATTTCTTGTTCAAAAGGTAATTTTAATAATATCACTTCAAAAAAAATAACAGTAAAAATGCCTGTTATAGAGGGATTAGAAGCTTCTTCGGCAGCAACGATAAATTCTGGTACGACACTAAAAGGAATTATTCTTTCTTTAGTATCATCAAGTGGAGCATCCATACATGCCTCAGTCGAATACGAAATTATTCAATTGAACGGAAGCAGCGCGAGCAACCAGGACATTAAGGGTAAATCCTTACAAATTGAAGCAAAAACTTCTAGTGCAAGTGTTATTGATGCTACAGACCTATTAGCAAACTTAGTAGTGGCCAGTTCATCCAGCGGTGGTTCGATAACCGTGCAACCGATCGTAAAATTAAAAGCAGAAGCTTCAAGCGGAGGAAGTATTTCTTACAAAGGATCGCCAAAATCGGTTCAAAAAGAAGAAAGTTCAGGTGGAAGTATTCATCAGGATTAA
- a CDS encoding GIN domain-containing protein, with protein sequence MKYSCLFVFFFLATTLTIGQNKERIKGSKNVVEKTKEVGEFSAVEIEDNLTVFLEKGDKNEIKIDADDNIHDNITFDLKEKSLRIYTSKEITNFKKLVLKIKYTSELHSVVAKNATVINALETVMLDSVSFKSLDFSKLYLNVSSKNFSLVADDKSKVELNLKAEKANIQLNKTAQVKALIASTDASLDLSEKATAIIEGDVVNGFIKQNNNSIFTGNNFTIKNADVTAKGAAICNVLADTSLIIDADNASKIFVLGKPKIEVRKFLGEAQLIKKAK encoded by the coding sequence ATGAAATATTCATGCTTATTTGTATTCTTCTTTTTAGCCACCACATTGACTATTGGTCAAAATAAAGAAAGAATAAAAGGTTCAAAAAATGTTGTTGAAAAAACGAAAGAAGTTGGAGAATTTTCTGCTGTGGAAATCGAAGACAATCTGACTGTTTTTCTAGAAAAAGGAGATAAAAACGAGATAAAAATTGATGCAGACGATAATATTCACGACAATATTACCTTTGATCTAAAAGAAAAATCACTTCGAATTTATACTTCAAAGGAAATTACCAATTTTAAAAAATTAGTTCTTAAAATTAAATATACCAGTGAATTACATTCGGTAGTGGCAAAAAATGCAACCGTTATAAACGCGCTTGAAACTGTTATGTTGGACAGTGTTTCGTTTAAATCATTGGATTTTTCCAAATTATATCTGAATGTCAGTTCAAAGAATTTTTCATTGGTCGCTGATGACAAATCCAAAGTTGAATTGAATTTGAAAGCCGAAAAAGCAAATATTCAATTGAACAAAACTGCCCAAGTAAAAGCTTTGATTGCCTCGACAGACGCTTCATTGGACTTGTCCGAAAAAGCGACCGCAATCATTGAAGGTGATGTTGTCAATGGTTTTATCAAACAAAACAACAATTCGATATTTACAGGAAATAATTTTACAATAAAAAATGCAGATGTTACAGCCAAAGGAGCTGCAATCTGTAATGTATTGGCTGATACCTCACTAATAATTGATGCTGATAATGCTTCTAAAATCTTTGTACTTGGTAAACCTAAAATAGAAGTTCGAAAATTTCTTGGCGAAGCACAGTTGATTAAAAAAGCGAAATAA
- the trxB gene encoding thioredoxin-disulfide reductase, with translation MSDTIEKIKCLIIGSGPAGYTAAIYAARANMNPVLYQGMQPGGQLTTTNEVENFPGYVDGVTGPEMMIQLQQQAQRFGADVRDGWATKVDFSGDIHKVWINDKIELHCETVIISTGASAKYLGLESEQHYLKMGGGVSACAVCDGFFYRNQEVVIVGAGDSACEEAHYLSKLCSKVTMLVRSDKFRASKIMEARVRKTENISILMNHDTVEILGDGQVVNGVKAKNKTTGEIFDIPATGFFAAIGHKPNTDIFRDYLTLDETGYIINVPGTSKTNVEGVFVAGDAADHVYRQAITAAGTGCMAALDAERYLAAKESEVEEKVIS, from the coding sequence ATGTCAGATACAATAGAAAAAATTAAATGCCTTATTATAGGTTCCGGACCAGCGGGTTATACTGCTGCGATATATGCCGCCAGAGCCAACATGAATCCTGTATTGTACCAAGGAATGCAGCCGGGAGGTCAATTGACAACGACCAATGAAGTGGAAAATTTTCCAGGTTATGTAGATGGAGTTACCGGTCCCGAAATGATGATTCAGTTGCAACAGCAGGCACAACGCTTTGGTGCAGATGTACGTGATGGATGGGCTACCAAAGTTGATTTCTCTGGAGACATTCATAAAGTCTGGATTAATGACAAAATAGAATTGCATTGCGAAACTGTAATTATCTCAACAGGAGCTTCAGCAAAATATTTAGGTTTGGAATCAGAGCAACATTATTTGAAAATGGGAGGTGGAGTTTCGGCTTGTGCCGTTTGTGACGGATTCTTCTACAGAAATCAAGAAGTTGTAATTGTAGGAGCTGGAGATTCGGCTTGTGAAGAAGCTCATTATTTATCCAAATTATGTTCCAAAGTAACAATGCTGGTTCGTAGTGATAAATTCAGAGCGTCCAAAATTATGGAAGCGCGCGTTCGCAAAACAGAAAATATTTCTATTTTGATGAACCACGATACAGTTGAGATTTTAGGAGACGGTCAAGTAGTAAATGGAGTAAAAGCAAAAAACAAAACTACTGGAGAAATTTTTGACATTCCTGCAACTGGTTTCTTTGCTGCTATTGGCCATAAACCAAATACTGATATTTTCAGAGATTATCTTACTCTTGATGAAACTGGTTACATTATAAATGTTCCAGGAACTTCAAAAACAAACGTAGAAGGTGTATTTGTAGCCGGAGATGCTGCCGATCATGTATATCGCCAGGCAATTACTGCTGCCGGAACAGGTTGCATGGCTGCTTTGGATGCTGAGCGTTATTTGGCCGCTAAAGAATCTGAAGTGGAAGAAAAAGTAATTAGTTAA
- a CDS encoding ISAon1 family transposase has product MDSKPNDCNAIASFYGVSGRNLQYQYKEFLSNFKAWDQLKHAEKWLLFPQNIGKRLSIDETSLSNGELYTVVTNKAAKGRKGTIVAMIAGTKAETVISFIEQIPIKQRKQVKEITLDMAANMGLIAKKCFPNAIQVTDRFHVQKLALDALQEIRVKYRWQAIDLENEAIEKAKSSKIKYESQMLSNGDTNKQLLARSRHFLNKNKSKWSKSQIIRAIILFDLYPEIQKAYELAQDLRNIFENTQNKIIGLSRLAKWHEKVNQSGFKSFNTISRSIENHYQTILNYFDNRSTNASAESFNAKIKAFRSQFRGVRNIGFFLFRLTNIYA; this is encoded by the coding sequence ATAGATTCCAAACCAAATGATTGTAATGCCATTGCCTCTTTCTATGGAGTTTCAGGTAGAAATTTACAATATCAATACAAAGAGTTTTTAAGTAATTTCAAAGCTTGGGATCAACTCAAACATGCGGAAAAATGGCTTCTCTTTCCCCAAAATATAGGCAAACGCTTGTCAATAGATGAAACTTCCCTCTCCAATGGCGAACTATATACCGTTGTAACCAACAAAGCGGCTAAAGGAAGAAAAGGAACCATAGTTGCTATGATTGCTGGAACTAAAGCGGAAACGGTAATATCTTTCATTGAACAAATCCCAATCAAACAGCGCAAGCAAGTCAAAGAAATTACTTTGGATATGGCAGCAAATATGGGATTAATAGCCAAGAAATGTTTTCCAAATGCAATTCAAGTCACCGACCGTTTCCATGTTCAAAAACTAGCACTAGACGCTTTACAAGAAATCAGAGTAAAATACCGTTGGCAAGCGATAGACCTAGAAAACGAAGCTATTGAGAAGGCTAAAAGCAGTAAAATTAAGTACGAATCTCAAATGTTATCAAATGGAGATACCAATAAGCAATTATTAGCCAGAAGCCGGCACTTTCTCAACAAAAACAAGTCTAAATGGTCAAAAAGCCAAATAATTAGAGCTATAATATTGTTCGATTTATATCCTGAAATCCAAAAAGCATATGAATTAGCTCAAGACTTAAGAAACATCTTCGAGAATACACAGAATAAAATTATTGGACTCTCAAGATTGGCTAAATGGCACGAGAAAGTAAATCAATCCGGATTTAAATCCTTTAACACAATCTCACGATCAATAGAGAATCACTATCAAACAATCTTGAATTATTTTGATAACAGAAGTACCAATGCTTCAGCTGAATCTTTTAATGCAAAAATAAAAGCGTTTAGATCTCAATTTAGAGGGGTTAGAAACATTGGATTCTTCCTTTTCAGGCTAACCAATATCTATGCATAA
- a CDS encoding ISAon1 family transposase N-terminal region protein, whose protein sequence is MQDSFIDLLKLLLPEIIVDYFELTSYEKGDEILHLYLREINSVPKEYRASKLSSKGFFDEITVQDFPIRGHQVYLHITRRRWLNQDTGKVAFRDWSLVADGTRVTQEFASFLKEINRFQTK, encoded by the coding sequence ATGCAAGATTCCTTTATCGACTTACTTAAATTGTTATTACCTGAAATAATTGTAGATTATTTTGAACTTACTTCTTATGAAAAAGGAGATGAGATACTTCATCTGTACCTTAGAGAGATTAATTCAGTTCCTAAAGAATACAGGGCGTCTAAATTAAGTTCAAAAGGATTCTTTGATGAGATAACGGTGCAGGATTTTCCTATCCGAGGACACCAAGTGTATTTGCATATCACTCGCAGAAGATGGCTTAACCAAGACACTGGAAAAGTGGCGTTTAGAGATTGGAGTTTAGTAGCGGACGGCACTCGAGTAACACAAGAGTTTGCGTCTTTTTTAAAAGAGATCAATAGATTCCAAACCAAATGA
- a CDS encoding nucleotide exchange factor GrpE, whose protein sequence is MTTENTEFDQELDDATLETNANGEQLIIEELSVEEQLTQDLAKEKDKFLRLFAEFENYKRRTAKERIELFKTANQEVLLAMLPVLDDFDRAIVEISKSEDESLVKGVELIHEKLKGTLVAKGLEQVEVSVGDSFNADFAEAITQIPAPSEDMKGKIIDVLEKGYKLGDKIIRFPKVVTGS, encoded by the coding sequence ATGACTACAGAAAATACAGAATTCGATCAAGAATTAGATGACGCGACTTTAGAGACTAATGCTAACGGAGAGCAACTTATTATTGAAGAATTAAGTGTTGAAGAGCAATTAACTCAAGACTTAGCCAAAGAAAAAGATAAGTTTTTGAGATTATTCGCTGAATTTGAAAATTACAAAAGACGTACGGCAAAGGAAAGAATAGAATTGTTCAAAACTGCCAATCAGGAAGTATTGCTTGCCATGTTACCAGTATTGGATGATTTTGACAGAGCAATTGTTGAAATCAGTAAGTCCGAAGATGAATCATTGGTTAAAGGTGTGGAATTGATTCACGAAAAACTAAAAGGAACTTTGGTTGCCAAAGGATTAGAGCAAGTTGAGGTAAGTGTTGGTGATTCTTTCAATGCTGATTTTGCTGAGGCTATTACTCAAATTCCAGCTCCTTCTGAGGATATGAAAGGGAAAATTATTGATGTTCTTGAAAAAGGATACAAATTAGGAGACAAAATTATTCGTTTTCCAAAAGTAGTGACTGGGAGCTAA